In Lagenorhynchus albirostris chromosome 1, mLagAlb1.1, whole genome shotgun sequence, the sequence TAGGTTCAGGCACCATTAGGAACGTTTGACCAAACACGTACACAGCACGGACAGAGGATCGCCGGCCTCCCGGTGGACCAGGGCGCGGAGGAGACACCAACAGCGTGGAGAGGACAGCCCAGCCGGCGGGGCCGCGGCGCGCGCTCAGGGCCGGGCCGCGCGCGCCTCGCGCCGCCGCCGCAGCTCCTCGCGGTAGCAGTACGAGCAGTAGTGCTCGGTCTCTGCGCGTCCATAGAACGCGCAGTTCTCGCGCTGGCAGCGCCGCTGCGCCGGCCCCGCGCCGGGGCCGCCCCGGCCGCCCTCACCGTTCGATCGCGCGGCCGGCGCGTCGGCGTCGGCAAACTCCAGGCCGTCGCGCGCCGCGCCGAAGCCGTTGGTGTAGGTCTGCGACTTGGGCTCGGCCgcgcccgccgcccccgccgcccccgccgcgccGGGCAGGGTTATTGGGACGGCGCGCGCCAGCGACTCGACCGTGTTGACGGTGCGCAGGGCAGCGGCGCGAGCCGGGCTGTAGCTCTGCGACGACAGCGAGCGGTTCTGCTGCGGGTACGTGGCGCACGGCCGCAGCGCGCCCACGGCCGGGGCGCACGCCTCGTCCCGCGCGCCCGCCGCCTGCACGTGGATGACGCTCTGGCGCCCCGGCGCCGGGGGGCTGCGGCCCGGGACCGGTCCGCTGGCACCCGCGCGTCGCGCGCCGCCGCCGGGGCCCGGGGAGGCCGCGCCGCCCGCCGCTGCCCGCGCCGCCCGCGCGCCCGCCGCTGGCCCGGGGCTCGGGCGCTCCTTGAGCTTGAGCACCAGCTGCGTGGGAGGCCCGGCCGGCGGGCCCGGCGAGGCGCGCTCCGGGCCCGGCGCGCCCTCGGCCTCTGGCCTGCGCGGCGGCCGCTTGGCCGTGGAGGCGGCGGCGGCATCGCGGCGCCGCTGCTCCTGCTCGGCGCTGAAGCGCTCCTGCGCGCTGGTCAGGTAATAGCCGATCATCTCCTCGTGGAACTGGTGCCGGTGGCTGGTGAGCAGCAGGCCGGCGAATATGAACTTGCGCTCGCCCTGCATGGCGGCGCGCAGGATGTTGAGGCTCAGCTTCACGTCCGTGCTGTACTTCCAGGCATCGCCGCGGGGCCCGCCGCCCTTGTCGGCCGGCGACGCGCCCGCCGTCTTGTCCGTGGGCGACGGCGTGGTCTTCTCCGAGGGCGACGTGCTGGCCGAGGCGCCCGACTCCTCCTTGCTGCCCTTGCGCGCCTTGGCCTTCTTCTCCTTGCCGCGCTCGGGCGGGTCGCTGTGCTTGCCGTTGGCGGAGTTGGCgcggctcatcttgccgtgcacCAGGCCGCCCAGGCCGCCCATGTTCTTCTTCAGCTTGATGCCCAGCGTCTTGCTGAAGCTGCCCAGCTTGTTGGCCACAGAGTCCGCGCGGGTCTTGTCCTTGTCCTTGCgctgcttctccttctccttgtCCTTGCCATTCTTGCCGTTATTGCTGTTGGAGTTGCTGCACACCGAGTCGCGGTCCGAGTCCAGCGAGTCGGGCAGGGACTGCACGTCCTCCCCCGCCGAGGCCGTCGGGGACTCCGGCTGCGCCAGAGGGGCctgcaggggagagggagggcagggacGGGAGGAGGTTAGAGATCAGTCGGCCCCACGCGGCCGGTGGAGGCAGACCCCGCCGCCGCGGTGTGGCTTCCGGCCTCACTGCCCGAAACCCGAGCTGTGTCCCAGCTTGAGAGTCTCCTGATTCTCGATCTAGAGCCGCTGCCTTCACAGCCCTCGTGGGGGTGAGAAAAGAACACCCACAGCCACGTCATGACATACTCCAGGCAgctggactctggagccagactgccatCCCCTGTCACTCGTGCCATCAGTAACATGGGGTATCGGGACCTGCCTCAGGGAGCCCTGTGAAGTTTAGATACACGTAAACGCTGGAGTACAAAGCACTCTGAGCAGTGCCAGTTTGTCCTgggtactgtgtgccaggcactgccctcCTTGCTttcctcatgaaacttaaaaaatattcgtTACGAGCCCGACTTTATGGGTAAGTAAATTTATGTCTGGGGAGGGCcaattatttgtaatttttgttttttaaacaaatcccTTTTCCTGGGACTTTACTACTGAGATCACAAAAACATCAGTCAGATACTTAAAGCGAATCCCTCTTAGCATCTGGAGGCAGGGCCAGCATGGGtcctccctgggggagggggccaaGTGGGGCGCCAGCCCCCTGTCTCACAGCCCTCCCCTCAtggaggggagaaaaagaggggagagaagaagaaaaggagggggTGCCGAGGAATCGCGCCCTCGGTTCCCTGCCTTTTCCAAGGACCCACACACAGTTTTATAGTTAATTCCGCTCCGTGGCAGCACATCGTGTTCCCATCTCAGCAAGAGAGAGTTTTGTGTTGTGAGTTGCCTACGGTTTGTTTTCTGAGTGGGCGTGTTTATTCCTGTCGCTCTGGAGAAAGTAAGGGGACAAAAGCTCCCCTAGCCGGAGCGCGCGCCTACGTCCAGACTCGCAGGCACAGGCGCACAGAGGCACGCGTTGCAGCCCAGCCGGGGCGGCAGGGCGGCGGGGCCGCGGGCAAGGCTGGGATGCACTTCGCCTGCCCGCCCCGGGCCGAGTGCGCCTGCCGTCCGTCCCGGCGCGCGCCAGGCTCACCCGGGTCTCAGAGGGGATCCGGATCCACGTCACATTCATGTAGCTGTGCAGAAGGTTCAGCTTGGCTTCTAGCGACAGGATCAGGCTATCGAGAGAGGAACACCGAGTGAGATGCGCCCCAGCTCGCCCTCGCGCACCCCGCCAGTGCAGCCAGCCAGCCCCCGAGGAGCAGGGGCGCCGTGTCCAGCCCCTCCCTGGGAAGCCCGGAGACAGACCGCCCCGTAGGGCGCcaggggaggggacacagggtAGGGTCTTACTGGGCCAGCCGGGCGTTATCATTGTCGTCTTTCCcccactcccagtccttcccGGGGTCCACCGCAAAGTGCAGAGGCAGCAGCTTGTGCTCTGAATCCGTCAGGGGGATCACGGCTGGAACGCAAAAGAGAGAGACCCGTGCCAGGTGGCTCGGGGGCGGGGACGGGAGGCTCGAAGTCCCCGTGACCCCCAGGGAAGACAGGAAAAGGCCACCGAGACCAGGTGTCTCCATGATTGAGGAAACCGAATGGAGTTGTACACAGGACCTCTACGCCAGGAGGGGTGTTAAGGCCGGAGGTTTCAAACGCACCATGAACAGTTTAAAAAGTTTCCTCTTTATTGTGGAGGCTGAAGAGCATTTGGAGACCTGGGCTTGACCTGGGTCAAAAGACAGGTGCCGTCCTTGGGCAGCAGACAAAAAACAGCTATTACTGCTTCTGTGGTTTCTAACGAACGACCCAGGCCAGACAGCGCAGTGAGCAAGGTCACCTGGGAGGGGGCTTGGGGCCAGGCCCGCCCATCTCCTCCCAGAGAAGGGGAGCGAGGACTGCCTGCGCACCTGCTCTGTGTTGCTGCGGGACCCACGGACCCTGTGGCCCTTGCCACAGGGAGCTCACATCCTGTACTAGGGACAGGATGAACAGGTGACATACAGCTCAGGCTGTCAGGTGGTGATAGCACCCTGAGGGTGAACAGCAGGCTGAGGGAGCTTTGGCAAGCTTTTCTAGGGCTGACCAGTGAGCCTTCTGGGGAGGGAACGCGTAGGTGGACAAGGCAGTGAGGAGAGATGGGCTCCACACTGCACCCAGGGATGGATTCATCAAAACACACCCCTGCCCTGGGGGAACCTGGGCCCTCCTCAGAAAGGCTGGGCTGGAGGCTGCTGTTTACAGGTTTGTCTGGGATCTGCTGGGAGCTTCTGAGCCTGGTGGGATCAGCTCCCTAGTGACGGGCTTACTCTTGTTGTCAGGGGCAGAAAGGATGCGGGGAGAGGACAGGAGCCATCCTGTTTCTGCCCTCTGGGCACAGCGTTGCGTGGGGACTGCACTAAGCTCCCCTGCAGGCCTCACCTGAGCATCAGGCCCCAGCAGAGTAGCACAGCCTGGGGCTCCGCCAGGCCAGCTGCTATGTTTGCTGGAGCTGGGCTCCATGCCAGTGGCTGGTGGAGAGAGCACTGGGTGCTGCCCTGAGTGCTGCCTGGGGAACCAGCCTGCCCAAACGCTGGGGCTGGCACGTGTGGGTGCAGGGCCTGGTGCACCTTCAGGTGTGACACTCAGACCCTGCTGCGGCCTCCACAGGGAGGTCTCGCCTCCGCTGTCGCACTGGCTTAGGAGGCAGTTGTGGCCAGGCCCCTTTCTAGCGGGGGAAGTGGGCTAGGAGCTGAAAGCTCATGGATGGGGGCCTCCCTGTTTCAGGCTTATCCTTGCCTATTCAGGCCCTGGAGCACCTCTTTCCTGCTCCTATGCTGGCGGCCAGATGTTGCCTGTGCCTGATTGAACACATGGGGCCTCCCACACGCTGCTTTCCTTTGGCACCGAGAGCCCCATCTTTGGGGACACTGAGCCCCCAGGCACCACTCCAGGATGCACAGGGCCTTGCTCCTTCCTGGGGTTTACCTTACCTTCTCCttacttcccccctcccccaccccatgctgGTCATGAACCTGGTGTCACTTCCCCAAGATTCATGACAAGGGAATCATggcaaaaacagaaaagacaaatcaataaacaataaatacataaaatctatGACTGAATACCGTTAATAATTGATTTTCTGGTAAGAAATCAGAAACATTGACTCAGTGCTGCCCTCCAGTTGCTAAAGACACACAAATAATCCTCTTCC encodes:
- the LOC132532105 gene encoding OTU domain-containing protein 7A, coding for MVSSLLPNPTSAECWAALLHDPMTLDMDAVLSDFVRSTGAEPGLARDLLEGKNWDLTAALSDYEQLRQVHTANLPPVFNEGRCPKQPEREHPPPAHTAERPCPPRQDDIAQEKRLSRGISHASSAIVSLARSHVASECSSEQFPLEMPIYTFQLPDLSVYSEDFRSFVERDLIEQATMVALEQAGRLNWWSTVCTSCKRLLPLATTGDGNCLLHAASLGMWGFHDRDLVLRKALYTMMRTGAEREALKRRWRWQQTQQNKESGLVYTEEEWEREWTELLKLASSEPRTHISKHGGSGGGMDNAEDPVYESLEEFHVFVLAHILRRPIVVVADTMLRDSGGEAFAPIPFGGIYLPLEVPPNRCHCSPLVLAYDQAHFSALVSMEQRDQQREQAVIPLTDSEHKLLPLHFAVDPGKDWEWGKDDNDNARLAHLILSLEAKLNLLHSYMNVTWIRIPSETRAPLAQPESPTASAGEDVQSLPDSLDSDRDSVCSNSNSNNGKNGKDKEKEKQRKDKDKTRADSVANKLGSFSKTLGIKLKKNMGGLGGLVHGKMSRANSANGKHSDPPERGKEKKAKARKGSKEESGASASTSPSEKTTPSPTDKTAGASPADKGGGPRGDAWKYSTDVKLSLNILRAAMQGERKFIFAGLLLTSHRHQFHEEMIGYYLTSAQERFSAEQEQRRRDAAAASTAKRPPRRPEAEGAPGPERASPGPPAGPPTQLVLKLKERPSPGPAAGARAARAAAGGAASPGPGGGARRAGASGPVPGRSPPAPGRQSVIHVQAAGARDEACAPAVGALRPCATYPQQNRSLSSQSYSPARAAALRTVNTVESLARAVPITLPGAAGAAGAAGAAEPKSQTYTNGFGAARDGLEFADADAPAARSNGEGGRGGPGAGPAQRRCQRENCAFYGRAETEHYCSYCYREELRRRREARAARP